The Microbacterium luteum genome includes a region encoding these proteins:
- a CDS encoding DUF58 domain-containing protein, whose translation MRRLWPFTVRGTGALILSVGCLIAANELGLVELLYFGVLLIAVLVAAVLSLFLTRRTGAVERTMIPESVGVGDTAVVTARVTVRTAVPTPPGTWEDTLPRGLGGTATGSFPALASGLRGSQRAVERSYTVTGLTRGIHDLGPFALTTTDPFGLARRRTVRGERTAVTVTPAVVELPGIPDAGGASGGSRLTVDLHLGQGADNLVARPYQSGDSMRRIHWRATAHRDELMVRQEEQESTPEATVVLDLGVLRWSPEAMTAPGSDPAFEAAVSACVSVVSRLVHDGYGVDVIDSDGATLTDRLDSGDVIEVEAMTARFASLLARPDDHLARLSPVFTGGMTGPVVLIVGRIDPADVSAIAPIAHHSTLPMLLAVTPRGDVLLRAEEAGWLAAAIPEDADLAAAWSAVGERLVGDRVG comes from the coding sequence GTGCGACGTCTCTGGCCCTTCACCGTCCGCGGTACCGGCGCGCTGATCCTCTCCGTCGGATGCCTCATCGCCGCGAACGAACTCGGCCTGGTGGAGCTGCTCTACTTCGGCGTGCTGCTGATCGCCGTTCTGGTCGCCGCGGTGCTGTCGCTGTTCCTCACCCGCCGCACCGGGGCGGTCGAGCGCACCATGATCCCCGAATCGGTCGGCGTCGGCGACACCGCCGTCGTCACCGCGCGGGTGACGGTGCGCACGGCGGTCCCGACCCCTCCCGGCACCTGGGAGGACACCCTCCCGCGCGGACTCGGAGGCACAGCCACCGGCTCCTTCCCCGCACTCGCCTCCGGGCTGCGCGGATCGCAGCGCGCCGTCGAGCGGTCGTACACGGTCACCGGCCTCACCCGAGGCATCCACGACCTCGGCCCCTTCGCCCTCACGACGACGGACCCGTTCGGCCTCGCCCGCCGCCGCACCGTGCGCGGCGAGCGCACCGCGGTGACCGTGACGCCGGCCGTCGTCGAGCTGCCCGGCATCCCCGACGCCGGCGGCGCATCCGGCGGGAGCCGACTCACGGTCGACCTGCACCTCGGTCAGGGCGCCGACAACCTCGTCGCCCGGCCGTACCAGTCCGGCGACTCGATGCGGCGCATCCACTGGCGCGCCACCGCGCACCGGGACGAGCTCATGGTGCGGCAGGAGGAGCAGGAGTCCACGCCCGAGGCGACCGTCGTGCTCGATCTCGGGGTGCTCCGGTGGTCACCCGAGGCGATGACCGCGCCCGGGTCGGATCCGGCTTTCGAAGCCGCGGTGTCGGCGTGCGTCTCGGTCGTGTCCCGCCTCGTCCATGACGGCTACGGCGTCGACGTCATCGACAGCGACGGAGCCACCCTCACCGACCGCCTCGACAGCGGAGACGTGATCGAGGTGGAGGCGATGACCGCCCGCTTCGCCAGCCTCCTGGCGCGCCCCGACGACCACCTGGCGCGCCTCTCCCCCGTCTTCACCGGCGGGATGACGGGCCCCGTCGTGCTGATCGTGGGTCGGATCGATCCCGCCGACGTGAGCGCCATCGCTCCGATCGCCCACCACAGCACCCTTCCCATGCTCTTGGCGGTGACCCCCCGAGGCGACGTCCTCCTTCGCGCCGAGGAGGCGGGCTGGCTTGCCGCCGCGATCCCCGAGGACGCGGACCTCGCCGCGGCGTGGTCGGCCGTCGGCGAGAGGCTGGTGGGTGACCGTGTCGGCTGA
- a CDS encoding IS30 family transposase gives MAPLSLSEPSGRFLSILDRERIAVGVARGESIREIARVIGRAPSTVMRELNRNRGKTPRYRPRWTTRPALRAPSYSPSTAQFRADKRMVRPKPSKLALDDRLRVEVERRLRLGCSPEQVSHRLRVDFPDDEGMRISHEAIYRSLFVQGRGELRNELTRHLRSGRTTRKPRARTQRQAAAASGKKIPGMVMISDRPAEVDDRAVPGHWEGDLIIGKDGLSQIGTLVERATRFVILLHLPHRRDAETVADQMITQMTLLPEHLRRSITWDQGSEMAAHERVTASLDLRDGVFFCDPHSPWQRGSNENTNGLLRQYFPKGTDLAGYTADYLDYVAAQLNARPRKTLNWATPAEALQKLLSNPTSNGVALTG, from the coding sequence ATGGCGCCGCTGTCTCTTTCTGAACCATCGGGTCGATTCCTCTCGATCCTTGATCGTGAGCGGATTGCGGTAGGGGTAGCGCGTGGGGAGTCGATACGGGAGATCGCTCGCGTGATCGGCCGTGCCCCATCGACGGTGATGCGGGAGCTGAACCGGAACCGGGGCAAGACGCCCCGCTATCGACCTCGCTGGACCACACGTCCCGCGTTGCGGGCGCCGTCGTATTCACCGTCGACCGCGCAGTTCCGAGCGGACAAGCGGATGGTGCGCCCGAAGCCCTCCAAACTCGCGCTGGATGACCGGTTGCGGGTCGAGGTGGAGCGGCGCCTGAGGCTGGGGTGTTCACCGGAGCAGGTCAGTCACCGGCTGAGGGTGGACTTCCCCGATGATGAAGGCATGCGCATTTCGCATGAGGCGATCTACCGGTCTCTGTTCGTGCAGGGCCGGGGCGAGCTCCGCAACGAACTGACCCGCCACCTGCGTTCCGGACGCACGACCCGCAAGCCCCGCGCCCGCACGCAACGGCAGGCTGCTGCAGCTTCGGGGAAAAAGATCCCCGGGATGGTGATGATCAGCGACCGGCCAGCAGAAGTCGATGACCGTGCCGTTCCCGGCCACTGGGAAGGCGACCTGATCATCGGGAAGGACGGTCTATCCCAGATCGGCACCCTGGTCGAACGCGCCACCCGGTTCGTAATCCTGCTGCACCTGCCCCACCGTCGTGACGCTGAGACAGTCGCCGACCAGATGATCACCCAGATGACACTGCTCCCCGAGCATCTGCGCCGCTCGATCACCTGGGACCAAGGAAGCGAAATGGCCGCCCATGAACGCGTAACAGCCAGCCTGGACTTGCGCGACGGGGTGTTCTTCTGCGACCCCCACTCACCCTGGCAACGCGGCAGCAACGAGAACACCAACGGCCTCCTCAGACAGTACTTCCCCAAGGGCACCGACCTCGCTGGCTACACCGCCGACTACCTCGACTACGTCGCCGCGCAACTCAACGCCAGACCCCGAAAGACCCTGAACTGGGCCACACCCGCCGAAGCCCTCCAGAAGCTACTCTCGAACCCAACAAGCAACGGTGTTGCACTGACCGGCTGA
- a CDS encoding transglutaminase TgpA family protein: MTVSAESTVAGRDRLRIALMLPLGIAAAIVAALLPLARVVLPAQWMPGTLTLVLLVLAAGFLARRGGLAALAVTLIETGVWAAFMMLVFLRDTALLWIIPTAGTADELVQLLATAAEEITYGAAPLRAGPALAFLIVASVGLLTVIVDHVVVTARMPLLAGIALIAVSLIPSIVVPDDLDVVAFVLLAASILFLMRVDTLSRQAPAARAATRGAGIPATAVGIGAVAVVVTLVVAPALPQPVARSLPGGLNVGSGIDATLQLGDDLRRPREVEVLRVRSSAPLPPYLRATTLSTFDGAVWLPDEDETAVLDDETAMEPVSVPPDVRVEEYTTDVSIQSLSSTWLPMPFPAVGVSGLEGDWSTVPYNRTVVSDGARTQDQDYEVVTQVPRPTREQIRADEASPDGLSPELTQLPDDLPAIVEDLAIEVTEGTTNDYDALIALQSWFRGPEFRYSLDAPVEDGFDGTGAQAIAQFLEQKEGYCVHYAGAFALMARALDMPSRIVVGYLPGSSTTDAIERETVYSVSSSQLHAWPEVHFDGLGWVSFEPTNSLGTPTSFSAALSLAGPESGGTETEETEETEPTPTPTLLPEEEQAEESGEALGTTSGTDDALPTLGVIAALVLLLAAPASLRSVRARRLMLAARRGDAAAAWLVVQDTAIDLGIPVPASETPRTLAARLAQSHGAPEAAMATLADALERASYAPSGTVAAGDPDALADAAAASSAALLRNAPVARRILAVVAPRSLVMRPGSAFAGAGTRARA; this comes from the coding sequence GTGACCGTGTCGGCTGAGTCCACCGTCGCCGGTCGCGACCGGCTGAGGATCGCGCTGATGCTGCCGCTGGGCATCGCCGCGGCGATCGTCGCCGCGCTCCTCCCCCTCGCGCGCGTTGTGCTTCCGGCGCAGTGGATGCCCGGAACGCTCACCCTCGTCCTCCTCGTGCTGGCGGCCGGTTTCCTGGCGCGCCGAGGGGGCCTGGCCGCGCTCGCGGTGACGCTCATCGAGACCGGCGTCTGGGCGGCCTTCATGATGCTCGTCTTCCTCCGCGACACCGCGCTGCTGTGGATCATCCCCACCGCCGGTACGGCCGACGAGCTCGTGCAGCTCCTCGCGACCGCGGCGGAGGAGATCACGTACGGCGCAGCCCCGCTCCGCGCCGGCCCCGCCCTGGCGTTCCTCATCGTCGCCTCGGTCGGACTCCTGACGGTGATCGTCGACCACGTGGTCGTGACCGCCCGTATGCCGCTGCTGGCCGGCATCGCCCTCATCGCGGTCTCGCTCATCCCGTCGATCGTCGTGCCCGACGACCTCGATGTCGTCGCCTTCGTGCTGCTGGCCGCCTCCATCCTCTTCCTGATGCGCGTCGACACGCTCTCCCGCCAGGCGCCCGCGGCCCGTGCGGCCACCCGCGGAGCGGGCATCCCCGCCACCGCGGTCGGGATCGGCGCCGTCGCGGTCGTCGTCACGCTCGTCGTCGCCCCGGCCCTTCCGCAGCCGGTCGCCCGGAGCCTCCCCGGCGGCCTGAACGTCGGCAGCGGCATCGATGCGACGCTGCAGCTCGGCGACGACCTGCGCAGGCCCCGCGAGGTCGAGGTGCTCCGCGTGCGCAGCAGCGCTCCGCTGCCGCCGTACCTGCGCGCGACGACGCTGTCGACCTTCGACGGCGCCGTCTGGCTTCCCGACGAGGACGAGACGGCCGTGCTCGACGACGAGACCGCCATGGAGCCGGTCTCGGTCCCCCCCGACGTGCGCGTGGAGGAGTACACCACCGACGTGTCGATCCAGAGCCTCTCCTCGACGTGGCTGCCGATGCCGTTCCCGGCCGTTGGTGTGAGCGGGCTCGAGGGCGACTGGTCGACCGTGCCCTACAACCGCACCGTCGTCAGCGACGGGGCGCGCACGCAGGACCAGGACTACGAGGTCGTCACGCAGGTGCCGCGGCCGACGCGGGAGCAGATCCGCGCCGACGAGGCCTCCCCCGACGGGCTCAGCCCGGAGCTGACCCAGCTGCCGGACGATCTGCCCGCCATCGTCGAAGACCTCGCGATCGAAGTGACAGAGGGGACCACGAACGACTACGACGCGCTCATCGCGCTGCAGAGCTGGTTCCGCGGACCGGAGTTCCGCTACTCGCTCGATGCGCCGGTCGAGGATGGTTTCGACGGCACGGGCGCGCAGGCGATCGCGCAGTTCCTCGAGCAGAAGGAGGGGTACTGCGTGCATTACGCCGGCGCCTTCGCCCTCATGGCCCGCGCCCTCGACATGCCCAGCCGCATCGTGGTCGGCTATCTTCCCGGCTCCTCGACGACCGACGCGATCGAGCGCGAGACGGTCTACTCGGTCTCGTCGTCGCAGCTCCACGCCTGGCCGGAGGTCCACTTCGACGGGCTCGGGTGGGTCTCCTTCGAGCCCACCAACAGCCTCGGCACGCCGACCAGCTTCTCCGCGGCACTGTCCTTGGCCGGTCCGGAGTCCGGCGGCACGGAGACCGAAGAGACCGAGGAGACGGAGCCGACCCCGACGCCGACCCTCCTGCCCGAAGAGGAACAGGCTGAGGAGAGCGGCGAAGCCCTCGGAACGACGAGCGGCACCGACGACGCCCTCCCCACCCTCGGTGTGATCGCCGCCCTCGTGCTGCTGCTGGCGGCGCCGGCCTCGCTGAGGTCGGTGCGAGCGCGTCGCCTCATGCTCGCCGCACGGCGGGGAGACGCGGCCGCGGCGTGGCTGGTCGTGCAGGACACGGCGATCGACCTCGGCATTCCTGTTCCCGCGAGCGAGACCCCGCGCACTCTGGCTGCGCGCCTCGCGCAGAGCCACGGTGCGCCCGAGGCGGCCATGGCGACCCTTGCCGACGCCCTCGAGCGAGCCAGCTACGCACCCTCGGGCACGGTCGCCGCCGGAGACCCCGACGCGCTCGCGGACGCGGCCGCCGCCTCGTCGGCGGCGCTGCTGCGCAACGCACCCGTCGCGCGGCGCATCCTCGCCGTCGTCGCACCCCGATCGCTCGTCATGCGCCCGGGCAGCGCCTTCGCCGGGGCGGGAACCCGCGCCCGCGCGTGA